A single Lolium perenne isolate Kyuss_39 chromosome 6, Kyuss_2.0, whole genome shotgun sequence DNA region contains:
- the LOC127308703 gene encoding tRNA ligase 1 isoform X1 yields the protein MATPSSSLEGLPEQGGADDKLSTLFTGATGFAVDNYTWFAEARIKAAFYPKFDNENSDQETRNRMIGMVSRGLATMEVTLKHSGSLFMYAGQHGGAFSKNSFGNIYTAAGVFILGRIFREAWGEEAPKMQDKFNHYLTKNRVNISMELVTAVLGDHGQRPKDDYAVVTAVTELGHGKPKFYSTPEVIAFCRKWRLPTNHVWLFSTRESAFSFFAAYDALCEEGTATPVCKALDEVADISVPGSKDHAIVQGEILEGLVTRMVSRESSVQMEEVLRNFSQTPLDGVDCDLGPTLREICAPDRLDEMQQIKAILENFGSSMYPDHFDWSGNGGLDAQSRKAGESVVAEFLQAHPTDYATKKLQETIRLMKQMKPSCFPAAFKCYGNYQKFDSLSNDKYYKMVIHVLDDSVFKRYRQEMKKNQGLWPLYRGFFIDVNLFKANNKKAAELPKESNILLNSIEGSLDSSSSVKDGLADEDSNLMIKLKFLPYKIRTFLIRNGLSTIFKDNQSDYSNNYVRQMESWGTSESKLKELCILLNKWATYIRGKYDNESLSSSIYRTVENLERKYLSEAEPFLEQYAKSSPANLALIRAAGDMVQTEKFLAIVDAQRDEEDDFQPECGAAPSCRTASLDVVSKTEGLIVFFPGIPGCAKSALCNEILKMPGGLGDNRPLHSLEGDRTKGKYWQKVAAEQKNKSFRIILADKNAPNKDVWQQIEDMCRTTNAAAVPIIPDSEGADTNPFSLEALAVFMFRVLKRVNHPGNLGKDSPNAGNVLLKFYKLYDGKSRREFENEMYERFGSLVKMPLLKPDRAPLPGNVKSILDEGLGLFSLHGGKRGRGKPSNGSDVSEEWKQWEERLREILFGYEDYLKSIQVPFDVAVKEVVEQLKAVAKGDIKTPDTAKQRFGNIIFAAVKVSQADILGLLRKVAEKDTDVSNFLNGIKLENNLNKVHITLAHKGAHGVAAVASYGVYQNQELPVSFNTLFYNDKMAALEAQLGTVNGETIVSRNDWPHCTLWTAAGVGPKKANTLPQLVSEGKAKRVLVDPPITISGVLDFY from the exons ATGGCAACACCATCATCGTCCTTGGAGGGGCTGCCTGAGCAGGGCGGCGCCGATGATAAGCTATCGACGCTATTCACCGGGGCCACGGGCTTTGCTGTGGACAACTACACCTGGTTCGCGGAGGCGCGGATCAAGGCCGCCTTCTACCCCAAATTCGACAACGAAAATTCCGACCAAGAG ACAAGAAATCGGATGATTGGCATGGTGTCACGTGGCTTAGCTACCATGGAG GTTACGCTTAAGCATTCAGGATCTCTATTCATGTATGCTGGTCAGCATGGTGGAGCATTTTCCAAGAACAGCTTTGGAAATAT CTACACTGCTGCGGGCGTTTTTATCCTGGGCCGTATTTTTCGTGAAGCTTGGGGGGAGGAAGCTCCTAAAATGCAAGACAAATTTAATCATTATCTCACG AAAAACCGGGTAAACATTTCAATGGAACTTGTGACAGCTGTATTAGGAGACCACGGACAAAGGCCAAAGGATGATTATG CCGTGGTTACAGCTGTAACAGAGTTGGGTCATGGCAAACCAAAGTTCTATTCTACTCCGGAGGTGATTGCCTTTTGTCGAAAATGGCGCCTCCCAACAAATCATGTCTGGCTATTTTCCACAAG GGAATCTGCCTTTTCTTTTTTCGCTGCCTATGATGCATTGTGTGAAGAGGGGACTGCCACACCGGTTTGCAAAGCCCTTGACGAAGTAGCTGATATATCTGTACCAG GGTCAAAGGATCATGCAATTGTACAGGGTGAGATACTTGAAGGTTTGGTTACCCGAATGGTTAGTCGTGAAAGTTCAGTTCAAATGGAAGAAGTCCTGAGAAACTTCTCACAGACTCCATTAGATGGTG TTGACTGTGATTTAGGACCAACTTTACGTGAAATATGTGCCCCTGATAGGTTAGACGAAATGCAG CAAATTAAAGCAATTCTTGAAAATTTTGGATCTTCAATGTATCCAGACCATTTTGATTGGTCTGGAAATGGTGGTCTTGATGCTCAGTCTCGAAAAGCTGGTGAATCTGTTGTTGCTGAGTTTTTGCAAGCACATCCTACAGACTATGCAACTAAGAAATTACag GAGACGATTCGTTTGATGAAGCAGATGAAGCCGAGTTGTTTTCCTGCAGCTTTTAAATGTTATGGGAATTACCAAAAATTTGATTCTCTTTCAAATGATAAGTATTACAAGATGGTTATCCATGTGCTTGATGATTCTGTTTTTAAACGTTATCGGCAAGAGATGAA GAAAAATCAAGGGTTATGGCCATTGTATAGGG GTTTCTTCATTGATGTCAACCTGTTCAAGGCGAACAATAAGAAGGCCGCTGAACTTCCCaaagaaagtaacattttattgaaCAGCATCGAAGGTTCCTTGGATTCAAGTTCGTCAGTTAAGGATGGTCTGGCTGACGAGGATTCAAATTTAATGATCAAACTAAAATTCCTGCCTTATAAG ATAAGGACATTCTTAATTCGGAATGGCCTCTCCACCATTTTCAAAGATAACCAATCTGATTATAGTAATAATTACGTAAG GCAaatggagagttggggaacatcAGAAAGTAAACTGAAAGAGCTTTGCATACTGTTGAATAAATG GGCTACCTACATTAGAGGGAAGTATGACAATGAGTCACTCTCGTCCTCAATTTATCGTACTGTGGAAAATTTAGAAAGAAAATATCTTAGTGAGGCAGAGCCTTTCCTTGAACAATATGCTAAGAGCAGCCCTGCAAACCTGGCTTTGATAAGGGCTGCTGGCGACATGGTTCAAACAGAAAAATTCTTGGCCATAGTTGATGCACAGAGAGATGAAGAGGATGATTTTCAGCCAGAATGTGGGGCAGCGCCTTCTTGTCGTACAGCTTCCCTCGATGTTGTTTCAAAAACTGAGGGCCTTATCGTCTTCTTTCCTG GTATACCTGGTTGTGCAAAGTCTGCTCTATGTAATGAAATATTGAAAATGCCTGGTGGCCTTGGTGATAACCGGCCTCTTCATAGTTTGGAAGGAGATCGTACTAAAG GAAAATACTGGCAAAAGGTTGCTGCTGAGCAAAAAAACAAATCATTTAGAATAATCCTCGCCGACAAAAACGCACCAAACAAGGATGTGTGGCAGCAG ATCGAAGATATGTGCAGGACCACAAATGCGGCTGCTGTTCCTATTATTCCTGATTCAGAAG GTGCCGATACAAATCCATTTTCACTTGAAGCTCTTGCTGTTTTCATGTTTCGTGTACTCAAACGGGTCAATCATCCG GGGAATCTGGGCAAGGATTCACCGAATGCTGGTAATGTTTTGCTAAAGTTTTACAAGCTCTATGATGGCAAG AGTCGAAGAGAATTTGAAAACGAAATGTATGAGCGTTTTGGCTCCTTGGTTAAGATGCCTCTCCTGAAGCCAGATAG AGCTCCATTGCCTGGTAATGTCAAAAGTATCTTAGATGAGGGGCTTGGCTTATTCAGTCTGCATGGAGGCAAGCGTGGAAG AGGGAAGCCATCAAATGGTTCAGATGTTAGTGAAGAATGGAAACAGTGGGAGGAAAGGCTGCGCGAGATCTTGTTTGGGTATGAAGATTATCTTAAATCCATTCAG GTTCCATTTGATGTTGCGGTGAAAGAAGTAGTGGAACAGTTAAAGGCTGTGGCTAAAGGTGATATCAAAACACCTGATACTGCTAAGCAGAGGTTTGGCAATATCATTTTTGCTGCGGTTAAAGTATCCCAGGCAGATATACTGGGTCTTCTCCGTAAG GTTGCGGAGAAGGACACTGATGTCAGCAATTTTCTCAACGGCATAAAATTAGAGAATAACTTGAACAAGGTGCATATCACCCTTGCTCACAAAGGGGCCCATGGTGTAGCTGCAGTTGCAAGTTATGGAGTCTACCAGAACCAGGAACTCCCCGTATCGTTTAACACCTTGTTCTACAACGATAAGATGGCTGCTCTCGAGGCGCAGCTTGGAACCGTAAATGGCGAAACTATTGTCTCCAGAAATGATTGGCCACATTGTACTCTCTGGACTGCCGCAGGTGTTGGACCAAAGAAAGCAAACACACTACCGCAGTTGGTTTCGGAAGGAAAAGCAAAGCGGGTGCTGGTTGACCCTCCTATCACAATATCTGGAGTTCTTGACTTCTACTAA
- the LOC127308703 gene encoding tRNA ligase 1 isoform X2, which yields MAPPNKSCLAIFHKESAFSFFAAYDALCEEGTATPVCKALDEVADISVPGSKDHAIVQGEILEGLVTRMVSRESSVQMEEVLRNFSQTPLDGVDCDLGPTLREICAPDRLDEMQQIKAILENFGSSMYPDHFDWSGNGGLDAQSRKAGESVVAEFLQAHPTDYATKKLQETIRLMKQMKPSCFPAAFKCYGNYQKFDSLSNDKYYKMVIHVLDDSVFKRYRQEMKKNQGLWPLYRGFFIDVNLFKANNKKAAELPKESNILLNSIEGSLDSSSSVKDGLADEDSNLMIKLKFLPYKIRTFLIRNGLSTIFKDNQSDYSNNYVRQMESWGTSESKLKELCILLNKWATYIRGKYDNESLSSSIYRTVENLERKYLSEAEPFLEQYAKSSPANLALIRAAGDMVQTEKFLAIVDAQRDEEDDFQPECGAAPSCRTASLDVVSKTEGLIVFFPGIPGCAKSALCNEILKMPGGLGDNRPLHSLEGDRTKGKYWQKVAAEQKNKSFRIILADKNAPNKDVWQQIEDMCRTTNAAAVPIIPDSEGADTNPFSLEALAVFMFRVLKRVNHPGNLGKDSPNAGNVLLKFYKLYDGKSRREFENEMYERFGSLVKMPLLKPDRAPLPGNVKSILDEGLGLFSLHGGKRGRGKPSNGSDVSEEWKQWEERLREILFGYEDYLKSIQVPFDVAVKEVVEQLKAVAKGDIKTPDTAKQRFGNIIFAAVKVSQADILGLLRKVAEKDTDVSNFLNGIKLENNLNKVHITLAHKGAHGVAAVASYGVYQNQELPVSFNTLFYNDKMAALEAQLGTVNGETIVSRNDWPHCTLWTAAGVGPKKANTLPQLVSEGKAKRVLVDPPITISGVLDFY from the exons ATGGCGCCTCCCAACAAATCATGTCTGGCTATTTTCCACAA GGAATCTGCCTTTTCTTTTTTCGCTGCCTATGATGCATTGTGTGAAGAGGGGACTGCCACACCGGTTTGCAAAGCCCTTGACGAAGTAGCTGATATATCTGTACCAG GGTCAAAGGATCATGCAATTGTACAGGGTGAGATACTTGAAGGTTTGGTTACCCGAATGGTTAGTCGTGAAAGTTCAGTTCAAATGGAAGAAGTCCTGAGAAACTTCTCACAGACTCCATTAGATGGTG TTGACTGTGATTTAGGACCAACTTTACGTGAAATATGTGCCCCTGATAGGTTAGACGAAATGCAG CAAATTAAAGCAATTCTTGAAAATTTTGGATCTTCAATGTATCCAGACCATTTTGATTGGTCTGGAAATGGTGGTCTTGATGCTCAGTCTCGAAAAGCTGGTGAATCTGTTGTTGCTGAGTTTTTGCAAGCACATCCTACAGACTATGCAACTAAGAAATTACag GAGACGATTCGTTTGATGAAGCAGATGAAGCCGAGTTGTTTTCCTGCAGCTTTTAAATGTTATGGGAATTACCAAAAATTTGATTCTCTTTCAAATGATAAGTATTACAAGATGGTTATCCATGTGCTTGATGATTCTGTTTTTAAACGTTATCGGCAAGAGATGAA GAAAAATCAAGGGTTATGGCCATTGTATAGGG GTTTCTTCATTGATGTCAACCTGTTCAAGGCGAACAATAAGAAGGCCGCTGAACTTCCCaaagaaagtaacattttattgaaCAGCATCGAAGGTTCCTTGGATTCAAGTTCGTCAGTTAAGGATGGTCTGGCTGACGAGGATTCAAATTTAATGATCAAACTAAAATTCCTGCCTTATAAG ATAAGGACATTCTTAATTCGGAATGGCCTCTCCACCATTTTCAAAGATAACCAATCTGATTATAGTAATAATTACGTAAG GCAaatggagagttggggaacatcAGAAAGTAAACTGAAAGAGCTTTGCATACTGTTGAATAAATG GGCTACCTACATTAGAGGGAAGTATGACAATGAGTCACTCTCGTCCTCAATTTATCGTACTGTGGAAAATTTAGAAAGAAAATATCTTAGTGAGGCAGAGCCTTTCCTTGAACAATATGCTAAGAGCAGCCCTGCAAACCTGGCTTTGATAAGGGCTGCTGGCGACATGGTTCAAACAGAAAAATTCTTGGCCATAGTTGATGCACAGAGAGATGAAGAGGATGATTTTCAGCCAGAATGTGGGGCAGCGCCTTCTTGTCGTACAGCTTCCCTCGATGTTGTTTCAAAAACTGAGGGCCTTATCGTCTTCTTTCCTG GTATACCTGGTTGTGCAAAGTCTGCTCTATGTAATGAAATATTGAAAATGCCTGGTGGCCTTGGTGATAACCGGCCTCTTCATAGTTTGGAAGGAGATCGTACTAAAG GAAAATACTGGCAAAAGGTTGCTGCTGAGCAAAAAAACAAATCATTTAGAATAATCCTCGCCGACAAAAACGCACCAAACAAGGATGTGTGGCAGCAG ATCGAAGATATGTGCAGGACCACAAATGCGGCTGCTGTTCCTATTATTCCTGATTCAGAAG GTGCCGATACAAATCCATTTTCACTTGAAGCTCTTGCTGTTTTCATGTTTCGTGTACTCAAACGGGTCAATCATCCG GGGAATCTGGGCAAGGATTCACCGAATGCTGGTAATGTTTTGCTAAAGTTTTACAAGCTCTATGATGGCAAG AGTCGAAGAGAATTTGAAAACGAAATGTATGAGCGTTTTGGCTCCTTGGTTAAGATGCCTCTCCTGAAGCCAGATAG AGCTCCATTGCCTGGTAATGTCAAAAGTATCTTAGATGAGGGGCTTGGCTTATTCAGTCTGCATGGAGGCAAGCGTGGAAG AGGGAAGCCATCAAATGGTTCAGATGTTAGTGAAGAATGGAAACAGTGGGAGGAAAGGCTGCGCGAGATCTTGTTTGGGTATGAAGATTATCTTAAATCCATTCAG GTTCCATTTGATGTTGCGGTGAAAGAAGTAGTGGAACAGTTAAAGGCTGTGGCTAAAGGTGATATCAAAACACCTGATACTGCTAAGCAGAGGTTTGGCAATATCATTTTTGCTGCGGTTAAAGTATCCCAGGCAGATATACTGGGTCTTCTCCGTAAG GTTGCGGAGAAGGACACTGATGTCAGCAATTTTCTCAACGGCATAAAATTAGAGAATAACTTGAACAAGGTGCATATCACCCTTGCTCACAAAGGGGCCCATGGTGTAGCTGCAGTTGCAAGTTATGGAGTCTACCAGAACCAGGAACTCCCCGTATCGTTTAACACCTTGTTCTACAACGATAAGATGGCTGCTCTCGAGGCGCAGCTTGGAACCGTAAATGGCGAAACTATTGTCTCCAGAAATGATTGGCCACATTGTACTCTCTGGACTGCCGCAGGTGTTGGACCAAAGAAAGCAAACACACTACCGCAGTTGGTTTCGGAAGGAAAAGCAAAGCGGGTGCTGGTTGACCCTCCTATCACAATATCTGGAGTTCTTGACTTCTACTAA
- the LOC127310711 gene encoding putative F-box protein At1g47765, producing the protein MTTERSPECRSSLLSPLGAVTTTTAASAAAVSLPNDLVFDILSRLQVKPLCRFRCVSRGWRALISDPVFATMHKSPIVSFSKENPCALYRDLRLMDMDGNVVKAIEGKGSIGLHSTSVDSLICVVANVFSGLAHVVDLATGEALLDCPESKDLISYRQCVFGFGRSAPSGLYKVVRLWDYQTGCEVLTVGEDTEWRTAQSSPVYISAYRSSPVAVNGNIYFLISFHYRGPIRPLF; encoded by the coding sequence ATGACGACAGAGAGGTCGCCTGAGTGCCGCAGCAGCCTCCTTAGCCCCCTTGGCGCCGTGACAACTACCACAGCCGCATCGGCCGCTGCTGTTTCCTTGCCAAACGATCTCGTCTTTGACATCCTTTCCAGGCTGCAGGTGAAGCCCCTGTGTCGATTCCGGTGTGTCTCTCGAGGATGGCGCGCCCTCATCTCCGATCCAGTCTTCGCCACCATGCATAAATCTCCGATCGTTAGTTTCTCCAAGGAAAATCCATGCGCTTTATACCGGGACTTGCGGCTGATGGACATGGATGGCAATGTTGTGAAGGCGATAGAGGGCAAAGGTAGCATCGGGCTGCACTCTACAAGCGTAGACAGCCTAATCTGTGTCGTCGCCAATGTTTTTTCCGGTCTCGCCCATGTGGTCGACCTTGCCACCGGGGAGGCGCTGCTAGACTGCCCAGAATCAAAAGACCTAATAAGCTACCGCCAGTGCGTCTTTGGCTTCGGTCGCAGTGCACCGTCCGGCTTGTACAAGGTGGTCCGCCTATGGGATTATCAAACTGGCTGCGAGGTCCTCACCGTAGGAGAAGACACTGAATGGAGGACGGCGCAGTCATCCCCAGTCTATATCTCCGCGTATCGCAGCTCCCCTGTTGCAGTCAATGGCAACATTTACTTCTTGATCTCATTTCATTACCGTGGCCCCATCCGCCCATTATTCTAG